A window of the Pelagicoccus albus genome harbors these coding sequences:
- a CDS encoding c-type cytochrome: protein MNNGISKSIAASVSTLAAFILISCANETEVPEKFDPTTIALEDPDLAAGQKTWSQTCTTCHLTGLTGAPKIGDKTAWAPRIAKGLDTLYDHALNGFIGPDYTEMPPKGGFSELSDNEVKQAVRFMTQVSQ from the coding sequence GTGAACAACGGAATATCCAAATCAATTGCGGCAAGCGTTTCGACGCTTGCCGCCTTCATTCTAATCTCTTGCGCGAACGAGACGGAAGTCCCAGAGAAGTTCGATCCCACTACGATCGCTTTGGAGGATCCGGATCTTGCCGCAGGACAAAAGACATGGAGTCAAACCTGTACGACTTGCCATCTTACAGGCCTTACTGGAGCTCCAAAAATTGGAGACAAAACCGCTTGGGCGCCTCGCATCGCAAAGGGGCTAGACACCTTGTATGATCACGCCCTAAACGGCTTTATTGGGCCAGACTATACCGAAATGCCCCCCAAGGGCGGCTTTAGCGAACTTAGCGATAACGAGGTCAAACAGGCAGTTCGGTTCATGACGCAAGTCAGTCAATAA